A single region of the Deltaproteobacteria bacterium IMCC39524 genome encodes:
- a CDS encoding diguanylate cyclase: MPKPKILIVDDEVFFRRLFTEILSEGDLYSIESVGSGKEALDYLSRTKVDIILTDMVMPEICGLELIRRTRSFDPAPDIILATGNATVETAIQALKGGARDYLIKPCNPEQLRHTVKICFEQRRLIAENSLLHSQIRLYQKGQHLSGLLNIDNLFQESLSTLLNETGQGLGLAYLATQSGISHLKAKGFDEDEAKKLAEQLLEKTRAMEAPTLLQREDIPEVAGSDEALKSFWIFPMTAENQEHGAVVLCNPNDSDLPKSDSQQNLNFLAEQVSLGFSNACQYQGARELIYTDDLTGLYNHRYLHIALEQEIRRSERYGLEFSLAFIDLDLFKSINDEHGHMVGSGVLRQVGELLRECVRDADMLFRYGGDEFTALLVETDTRGAKIVAERIRSTIAEFNFSTGHDNTGRLTATVGHATYPIHATVLEEMIDLADKAMYLGKNDRNIVRNASELGKT, encoded by the coding sequence TTTTTTCCGTCGCCTCTTCACCGAGATCCTCTCGGAGGGCGACCTTTACAGTATCGAGTCTGTTGGCTCCGGCAAAGAAGCTCTCGACTATCTGTCACGGACAAAAGTCGATATCATCCTGACCGACATGGTCATGCCCGAAATTTGCGGTCTGGAATTGATCCGCCGCACACGCTCTTTCGATCCAGCCCCGGATATCATCCTAGCCACTGGAAATGCCACAGTAGAAACCGCGATTCAGGCGTTGAAAGGCGGGGCTCGAGATTATCTCATCAAGCCATGCAATCCTGAACAACTGCGTCACACCGTCAAAATCTGCTTTGAGCAGCGTCGTCTGATTGCAGAGAACAGCCTGCTGCATAGCCAGATCCGTCTCTACCAAAAAGGCCAACATCTCTCCGGCCTCCTGAATATCGACAATCTCTTTCAAGAATCGCTGAGCACCCTGCTGAATGAAACAGGACAGGGCCTGGGCCTGGCCTACCTTGCCACCCAGAGCGGCATCAGCCATCTTAAAGCGAAAGGGTTCGACGAGGACGAAGCAAAGAAGCTGGCGGAACAACTGCTCGAGAAAACCAGGGCGATGGAAGCACCCACCCTCCTGCAGAGAGAAGACATCCCCGAGGTCGCCGGGAGCGACGAGGCCTTGAAGTCTTTCTGGATCTTCCCCATGACGGCAGAGAACCAGGAACATGGCGCTGTGGTCCTTTGCAACCCGAACGACTCCGACCTTCCGAAATCAGACTCGCAGCAGAATCTGAACTTTCTCGCCGAACAGGTCTCCCTTGGCTTTAGCAACGCCTGCCAATATCAAGGCGCCCGGGAGCTGATTTACACCGACGATCTGACCGGACTATACAACCACCGCTACCTGCATATAGCTCTCGAACAGGAAATCCGCCGTTCAGAACGTTACGGCCTGGAATTTTCACTGGCTTTTATCGATCTTGACCTGTTCAAGAGTATCAACGACGAACATGGCCACATGGTCGGCAGCGGCGTGTTGCGCCAGGTCGGTGAATTGTTACGTGAATGTGTCCGTGATGCCGACATGCTCTTTCGATACGGTGGTGATGAATTCACCGCACTCCTTGTAGAGACTGACACACGTGGCGCCAAAATCGTTGCAGAACGAATCCGGTCCACCATTGCCGAGTTCAATTTTTCAACCGGCCATGACAATACCGGTCGCCTGACGGCAACCGTAGGTCATGCAACTTACCCAATTCACGCAACGGTTTTGGAAGAGATGATCGATCTGGCCGACAAAGCGATGTATCTCGGCAAAAACGACCGTAACATAGTCCGGAACGCTTCGGAGCTTGGCAAGACATGA
- a CDS encoding LysM peptidoglycan-binding domain-containing protein: protein MLRCLFFIITALLLNSCAKPPLQELDAAEYMVGRAYAKQAAEFAPAEYQAARTALNDARAAMQDSDYGDARDSLDFSLQHARRAVVLAEETQARRLKEEKEQVRTEEEARLKALEERKQKAQSTETKKPTPLPKKVVKTKPKVVPASDYTVGDGENLWTISAQPEVYGEGLLWPLLYQANRDQIKDPRQIFPGQSLSIRRDMTEADLEDARQRARESDIFPVPPSTETEQ, encoded by the coding sequence ATGTTGCGTTGCCTGTTTTTTATAATAACCGCGCTCCTTCTAAACTCATGCGCCAAGCCTCCCCTGCAGGAACTGGATGCTGCTGAGTATATGGTAGGAAGGGCTTACGCCAAGCAGGCGGCTGAATTCGCTCCCGCTGAATACCAAGCCGCCAGAACCGCCCTTAATGATGCGCGCGCCGCCATGCAAGACTCCGACTACGGCGATGCGCGTGACTCTCTCGATTTTTCCTTGCAGCACGCTCGTCGTGCCGTTGTCCTCGCTGAAGAGACTCAGGCCAGACGCCTGAAAGAAGAAAAAGAACAGGTCAGAACCGAAGAAGAAGCTCGCCTGAAAGCCCTTGAGGAACGAAAGCAAAAAGCACAGTCAACAGAGACGAAGAAACCTACCCCTTTGCCGAAAAAGGTCGTTAAAACCAAACCAAAAGTCGTGCCGGCAAGTGACTACACCGTTGGTGACGGTGAAAACCTCTGGACGATCTCTGCGCAACCTGAGGTCTACGGCGAGGGTTTATTATGGCCATTGCTTTACCAGGCCAATCGCGACCAGATCAAGGACCCACGCCAGATCTTCCCCGGGCAGTCCCTCAGCATCCGCCGTGACATGACAGAAGCTGACCTTGAAGACGCTCGTCAGAGAGCCCGCGAATCTGACATCTTTCCTGTCCCTCCGAGCACCGAAACTGAACAGTAA
- a CDS encoding NADP-dependent isocitrate dehydrogenase produces MAKIIWSEIDEAPALATYAFLPIVQAFCKGTGVDVETKDISLSGRVIANFPENLTEEQKVADYLSELGELVLKPEANIIKLPNISASIPQLQDCIKELQEKGYDIPSYPEEANTPEEKELQARFSKVLGSAVNPVLREGNSDRRAAASVKKFAQKNPHRMMKPWPAPGTSKCRVAHMDGGDFYETEKSVTMDAADTVKIQFVDEAGNVEVKKEVALQAGEVFDSSVMKVAELQKFYAKTAEEAKEKGVLLSLHLKATMMKISDPIMFGHCVKVYFKAALEKHADTLAAIGANPNFGMGDILNKLDKLPAEKKAEIEADINACYEGQAALAMVDSRKNITNLHVPNDVIVDASMPNVVRDGGCMWNLADELQTTIAMVPDRCYATMYAEIVDDANKNGQFDPSTMGSVANVGLMAQKAEEYGSHDKTFEAPANGKFQVVASNGTVLMEQPVSKDDIYRSSQTKDIPIQDWVKLAVNRAKASGEPCVFWLDEKRGHDQQIIAKVNKYLPNHDTAGLDIQIMPPREAMTFSLKLVRQGKNAIAVTGNVLRDYLTDLFPILELGTSARMLSIVPLINGGGLFETGAGGSAPKHVEQFLKEGHIRWDSLGEFCALVPSLEQAAKADNNPKAAILAETLDVAIGQYLENQKLPSRKVKEIDNRGGSFYLGFYWAQALAAQDKDAALKARFAEVAAEIEKNVDKIDAEFTDCQGSPVDVGGYFKFDPTKAAAAMRPSATLNAIIDNM; encoded by the coding sequence ATGGCAAAGATTATCTGGTCAGAAATTGACGAAGCACCCGCGTTGGCAACCTACGCATTCCTTCCAATTGTCCAAGCATTCTGCAAAGGCACTGGAGTCGATGTTGAAACCAAGGACATTTCACTGTCCGGTCGCGTGATTGCAAACTTCCCTGAGAACTTGACTGAAGAGCAGAAGGTTGCCGACTACCTGTCGGAGCTCGGCGAGCTGGTTCTTAAGCCTGAAGCTAACATTATCAAGCTGCCGAACATCAGCGCTTCGATTCCTCAGCTGCAAGACTGCATCAAGGAGCTTCAGGAAAAAGGCTACGACATCCCGAGCTATCCCGAAGAAGCCAATACTCCGGAAGAAAAAGAGCTTCAAGCTCGTTTCTCCAAGGTTCTCGGTTCTGCAGTTAACCCGGTTCTGCGTGAAGGCAACTCTGATCGCCGCGCCGCTGCTTCGGTCAAGAAGTTTGCCCAGAAGAACCCGCACCGGATGATGAAGCCGTGGCCTGCACCGGGGACCTCCAAGTGCCGCGTTGCTCACATGGACGGCGGTGACTTCTACGAGACCGAAAAATCGGTCACCATGGATGCTGCTGACACCGTCAAGATTCAGTTCGTTGACGAAGCTGGCAATGTAGAAGTCAAAAAAGAAGTTGCACTGCAGGCTGGGGAAGTGTTCGACAGCTCGGTCATGAAGGTTGCTGAGCTGCAGAAGTTCTACGCTAAAACTGCTGAAGAGGCAAAAGAGAAGGGCGTGCTGCTCTCCCTGCACCTCAAAGCAACCATGATGAAGATCTCCGATCCGATCATGTTCGGTCACTGCGTCAAAGTTTACTTCAAGGCTGCTCTTGAGAAGCATGCTGACACCCTGGCTGCGATCGGCGCCAACCCGAACTTCGGTATGGGCGACATCCTCAACAAGCTCGACAAGCTGCCTGCTGAGAAGAAAGCTGAAATCGAAGCTGACATCAACGCTTGTTACGAGGGCCAGGCCGCTCTGGCTATGGTTGACTCCCGCAAAAACATCACCAACCTGCACGTTCCTAACGATGTCATCGTTGATGCTTCGATGCCGAACGTTGTGCGTGACGGTGGTTGCATGTGGAACCTGGCTGACGAACTGCAGACCACCATCGCTATGGTCCCTGATCGCTGCTACGCCACCATGTACGCTGAGATCGTTGACGACGCCAACAAGAACGGCCAGTTCGATCCGTCCACCATGGGTAGTGTTGCCAACGTTGGCCTGATGGCTCAGAAAGCTGAAGAGTACGGTTCCCACGACAAGACCTTCGAAGCTCCTGCCAACGGCAAGTTCCAGGTTGTTGCTTCCAACGGTACTGTTCTGATGGAGCAGCCGGTCAGCAAGGACGACATCTATCGTTCGAGCCAGACCAAAGACATTCCGATTCAGGACTGGGTCAAGCTGGCAGTTAATCGTGCCAAGGCATCTGGCGAGCCATGTGTTTTCTGGCTCGACGAAAAGCGTGGTCATGATCAGCAGATCATCGCCAAAGTCAACAAGTACCTTCCGAATCATGATACCGCAGGTCTTGATATTCAAATCATGCCGCCGCGCGAAGCGATGACCTTCTCTCTCAAGCTGGTTCGCCAAGGCAAGAATGCCATCGCCGTGACCGGTAACGTTCTGCGGGATTACCTGACCGACCTATTCCCAATCCTTGAGCTCGGCACCTCGGCTCGCATGCTCTCCATCGTTCCTTTGATCAACGGTGGCGGCCTGTTCGAGACCGGTGCAGGTGGTTCCGCTCCGAAGCACGTAGAGCAGTTCCTCAAAGAAGGTCACATCCGTTGGGATTCCCTCGGTGAGTTTTGTGCCTTGGTTCCGTCTCTAGAACAAGCTGCAAAGGCTGACAATAACCCGAAGGCTGCGATCCTCGCCGAGACTCTCGACGTTGCTATCGGTCAGTACCTCGAGAACCAGAAACTGCCCTCCCGTAAGGTCAAAGAGATTGACAACCGCGGTGGTAGTTTCTACTTAGGCTTCTACTGGGCACAGGCTCTGGCCGCTCAGGACAAGGATGCTGCATTGAAGGCACGTTTTGCCGAAGTTGCTGCTGAAATCGAGAAGAACGTAGACAAAATCGACGCTGAGTTCACCGATTGCCAGGGTTCCCCGGTTGACGTTGGTGGTTACTTCAAGTTCGATCCGACCAAGGCCGCTGCAGCCATGCGCCCAAGCGCAACGCTGAACGCAATTATCGACAACATGTAA
- the aspS gene encoding aspartate--tRNA ligase yields the protein MSDILGDWKRTHYCGELRKEDIGKEVCMMGWVHRRRDHGGLIFIDLRDRTGIGQLALDPDRDPEAHAKAEAVRNEFVVAAIGKVSPRPEGTVNSKMATGEVEVEISEIRILNPAKTPPFMLDEFTEVAENLRLKYRYLDLRREGIQKNLIMRHKVAQTVRNYLTEKDFLEIETPMLTKSTPEGARDYLVPSRVNLGNFYALPQSPQIFKQLLMVSGFDRYFQIVRCFRDEDLRADRQPEFTQIDCELSFVDRDDIMSIMEGMIATVFKKTINAEITVPVPRMTYAEALERYGIDNPDLRFDMELINITELVKGCGFKVFASVAESGGLVKAINAKGCATFSRRELDDLTDFVAIYGAKGMAWVKIQEDGTWQSPIAKFFTEQELADIGAALNAQPGDLLLFGADTPAITNEALGRLRGHLGNKLELADPNDYKFVWITDFPLLEWDGEERRHVAVHHPFTAPMDEDIPLLETEPGKVRAKAYDLVLNGSEIGGGSIRIHNQDVQSQMFKLLGIGEEEAREKFGFLLDALEFGAPPHGGIAFGLDRVMMILTGAGSIRDVIAFPKTQKATCLMSEAPGVVDEKQLRELGIRLAASSQQKSS from the coding sequence TTGAGCGACATACTTGGAGATTGGAAAAGAACTCATTACTGCGGCGAATTGCGCAAAGAAGATATTGGCAAAGAAGTCTGCATGATGGGTTGGGTTCACCGTCGGCGTGACCATGGCGGTCTGATCTTTATCGATCTTCGTGACCGTACCGGCATCGGTCAGTTGGCCCTCGACCCCGATCGTGATCCAGAAGCACACGCCAAGGCAGAAGCGGTTCGCAACGAGTTTGTGGTGGCCGCGATCGGCAAAGTCTCTCCGCGTCCTGAAGGCACCGTCAACTCTAAGATGGCGACCGGTGAAGTCGAAGTTGAGATCAGTGAGATCCGCATTCTCAACCCGGCCAAGACACCGCCCTTCATGCTTGACGAGTTCACCGAAGTCGCTGAGAACCTGCGTCTCAAGTATCGTTATCTCGACCTTCGCCGCGAAGGTATCCAGAAGAACCTGATCATGCGCCACAAAGTGGCTCAGACGGTTCGCAATTACCTGACCGAGAAGGACTTCCTGGAAATCGAGACACCGATGCTGACCAAGAGTACTCCTGAAGGTGCCCGTGACTATCTGGTACCGAGTCGCGTCAACCTCGGCAACTTCTATGCTCTTCCCCAGTCTCCGCAGATCTTCAAACAGTTGCTCATGGTCTCCGGGTTTGATCGTTACTTCCAGATCGTCAGGTGCTTCCGTGATGAGGACCTTCGCGCTGACCGCCAACCCGAGTTCACACAGATTGACTGCGAGCTTTCCTTTGTTGACCGTGACGACATCATGTCGATCATGGAAGGCATGATTGCAACAGTTTTCAAGAAAACCATCAATGCTGAGATCACCGTGCCGGTGCCTCGCATGACCTACGCCGAAGCGCTCGAACGTTACGGTATCGACAACCCGGATCTGCGCTTTGACATGGAGTTGATCAACATTACAGAGCTTGTCAAAGGTTGTGGTTTCAAGGTCTTCGCCAGCGTCGCGGAGAGTGGCGGTCTGGTCAAGGCCATCAACGCCAAGGGCTGCGCGACCTTCTCGCGTCGGGAACTCGACGATCTCACTGACTTTGTTGCCATCTACGGCGCGAAAGGAATGGCCTGGGTCAAGATCCAGGAGGACGGCACCTGGCAATCACCGATCGCCAAGTTCTTTACCGAACAGGAGTTGGCCGATATCGGAGCCGCACTCAACGCTCAACCGGGCGATCTGCTCCTCTTCGGTGCAGACACACCCGCAATCACCAATGAGGCGCTAGGCCGACTGCGTGGTCATCTCGGAAACAAGCTGGAGCTGGCAGACCCGAACGACTATAAATTTGTCTGGATCACAGACTTTCCCTTACTCGAGTGGGACGGCGAAGAGCGGCGTCATGTTGCAGTCCATCATCCCTTCACAGCCCCTATGGATGAAGACATCCCCCTCCTTGAAACGGAACCCGGCAAAGTAAGGGCCAAAGCTTACGACCTGGTCCTGAACGGCTCAGAGATCGGCGGAGGCAGCATCCGTATTCATAACCAGGACGTGCAGAGCCAGATGTTCAAGCTTCTCGGCATCGGAGAGGAAGAAGCCCGTGAAAAGTTTGGCTTCCTGCTCGACGCCCTTGAATTTGGTGCACCACCTCATGGCGGCATCGCCTTTGGCCTGGACCGGGTCATGATGATTCTTACCGGTGCCGGATCGATTCGTGACGTCATCGCTTTCCCGAAGACCCAGAAGGCAACCTGTCTGATGTCCGAGGCCCCGGGAGTCGTCGACGAAAAGCAACTACGTGAGCTCGGTATCCGACTGGCTGCAAGTTCTCAACAGAAATCGTCATAA
- the hisS gene encoding histidine--tRNA ligase: MSITGIKGMNDILPGDVETWQHLEEQARKVFGAFGYREIRVPVVEKTELFCRSIGETTDIVEKEMYTFSDKGGTSMTLRPEGTAPVMRSFIQHKMYAQDPVSKLYYIGPMFRHERPQKGRYRQFHQIGAEVIGVDDPKIDAQVLAMLSHYFQTTKIPDVVLQINSLGCPECRPSYRDALISFLEQHIESLCADCQRRYTTNPLRVLDCKVPGCKEATVDAPAMLDNLCIGCETHFGQVKEHLDALSVNYTVNPRMVRGLDYYTKTTFEMVTGSLGSQNAVAAGGRYDGLIKDLGGPELPGIGFAIGLERLALMLGEQSIEPPRPELFIATLGEMATRAGFAMLTRLQREGVLVEMEYTGKSLKAQLRRADKMKTRRVLILGEDELERGVAQLRNMDESSQEEVDLDGLESRLIHEIHDA; this comes from the coding sequence ATGAGTATTACAGGCATTAAAGGTATGAACGACATTCTTCCCGGCGACGTTGAAACCTGGCAGCACCTCGAAGAGCAGGCCCGCAAGGTTTTCGGAGCCTTCGGTTACCGTGAAATCCGCGTTCCGGTCGTCGAAAAAACCGAGCTCTTCTGCCGTTCTATCGGCGAGACGACCGACATCGTTGAAAAGGAGATGTACACTTTCAGCGACAAGGGCGGCACCTCGATGACCCTGCGTCCGGAAGGAACAGCTCCTGTGATGCGCTCCTTCATTCAACACAAGATGTATGCCCAGGATCCGGTCTCGAAACTCTACTATATAGGCCCTATGTTCCGCCACGAGCGTCCTCAGAAAGGCCGTTACCGGCAATTTCATCAGATCGGGGCAGAAGTCATCGGTGTCGACGATCCCAAGATCGACGCCCAGGTCCTGGCCATGCTCAGCCACTACTTTCAGACCACGAAAATTCCCGATGTGGTCCTGCAGATCAACTCCCTTGGCTGTCCGGAATGCCGTCCAAGCTACCGCGATGCTCTGATCAGCTTCCTGGAGCAGCACATTGAATCACTCTGCGCCGACTGCCAGCGACGCTACACCACGAACCCGCTGCGCGTTCTTGACTGCAAAGTGCCCGGATGCAAGGAAGCAACTGTTGACGCACCGGCCATGCTTGACAACCTCTGCATCGGTTGCGAGACTCACTTCGGTCAGGTTAAAGAGCACCTCGATGCCCTGTCAGTCAACTACACGGTGAACCCACGCATGGTACGCGGTCTTGACTACTACACCAAAACCACCTTTGAGATGGTGACCGGCAGTCTCGGTTCACAGAATGCTGTTGCCGCCGGCGGCCGCTACGATGGCTTGATCAAAGACCTTGGCGGCCCGGAGTTACCGGGTATCGGCTTCGCCATTGGTCTGGAACGGCTGGCCCTGATGCTTGGTGAGCAAAGCATCGAACCGCCCCGGCCTGAGCTCTTTATTGCGACCCTCGGCGAGATGGCGACCAGGGCCGGCTTTGCCATGCTGACCCGTCTGCAGCGCGAAGGTGTGCTGGTTGAGATGGAATATACCGGAAAGAGCCTGAAAGCCCAGCTACGCCGCGCCGACAAGATGAAAACCCGCCGGGTCCTCATCCTCGGAGAAGACGAGCTCGAACGTGGGGTTGCGCAACTGCGCAACATGGATGAGAGCAGCCAGGAAGAGGTTGATCTGGACGGGCTGGAGAGTCGCCTGATCCATGAAATTCATGACGCTTGA